The genome window TACCCGGTCTCTCCATCTTTTACAAGTTCAGGGATTCCCCCTATCCTTGCCCCAATAACTGGTCTTTTTAAAGCAAACGACTCCAATACCGATATAGGGCTATTTTCATAGCACTCTGAAGAAGTGATTTCACACCCCAGAGATGAAAGCCTTGGATAAAGCTCCTGGCAATGACTTTC of Nitrospirota bacterium contains these proteins:
- a CDS encoding glycosyltransferase: ESHCQELYPRLSSLGCEITSSECYENSPISVLESFALKRPVIGARIGGIPELVKDGETGYTFEPGNAEELSDRIEAILSDDSSSSEMGKNAQRFVKDELNPDKYYQKLMEIYKGVIQ